The Pseudomonas azadiae genome contains a region encoding:
- the grxC gene encoding glutaredoxin 3 — MSQVVVYSSDYCPYCIRAKQLLQSKKVAFEEIKVDGKPQVRAEMAQKAGRTSVPQIWIGDRHIGGCDDLFALERAGKLDALLA, encoded by the coding sequence ATGAGTCAGGTTGTCGTGTATTCCAGCGATTATTGCCCTTATTGCATTCGAGCCAAGCAGTTGCTCCAGAGCAAGAAGGTCGCCTTCGAAGAAATCAAGGTCGATGGCAAGCCTCAGGTGCGCGCCGAAATGGCCCAGAAAGCCGGCCGTACATCGGTCCCGCAAATCTGGATCGGCGACAGGCATATTGGTGGCTGCGATGACCTGTTTGCTTTGGAGCGCGCCGGTAAGCTCGATGCGCTGCTCGCCTGA
- a CDS encoding XRE family transcriptional regulator: protein MSKYGANIYSDLGIASPKRMLNKAHLVEMLIRKISEKNLTTVEATQILNMSELQLNEIIRGHFHAVSASELRRLTKTI from the coding sequence ATGTCTAAATACGGTGCGAACATTTACTCAGACCTAGGTATAGCCTCGCCGAAGCGAATGCTCAACAAAGCACACCTAGTTGAAATGCTAATTAGAAAAATTAGCGAAAAGAACTTAACAACTGTGGAGGCCACCCAAATATTAAATATGTCAGAGCTCCAGCTAAATGAAATTATACGCGGCCATTTTCATGCAGTGAGCGCGTCTGAACTCCGACGGTTAACAAAAACCATCTGA
- a CDS encoding rhodanese-like domain-containing protein produces the protein MVDHLIAFATAHYLLVGAFVILLALLIAHEMSRGGRSLSTAELTALVNKDEAVVVDIRPAKDFATGHIVGALNIPQDKLIARLAELEKHKAKTIILVDAQGQHAGTHAREMLKTGFTAAKLSGGISSWRADNLPLVK, from the coding sequence ATGGTTGATCACCTGATTGCATTTGCCACTGCCCACTACCTGCTTGTGGGTGCCTTCGTCATCCTGCTCGCGCTGCTGATCGCTCATGAAATGAGCCGTGGTGGCCGCAGCCTGAGCACGGCGGAGCTGACCGCGCTGGTCAACAAGGATGAGGCCGTTGTCGTCGACATCCGTCCGGCCAAGGATTTCGCCACCGGCCATATCGTCGGTGCGCTGAACATTCCGCAGGACAAGCTGATCGCGCGCCTGGCCGAGCTGGAAAAGCACAAGGCCAAGACCATCATCCTGGTCGACGCCCAGGGCCAGCACGCCGGCACTCACGCCCGCGAAATGCTCAAGACCGGCTTCACCGCCGCCAAGCTGTCCGGTGGTATCAGCAGCTGGCGCGCCGATAACCTGCCTTTGGTGAAGTGA
- the ntrC gene encoding nitrogen regulation protein NR(I): protein MSRSETVWIVDDDRSIRWVLEKALQQEGMITQSFDSADGVMSRLARQQPDVIISDIRMPGASGLDLLARIREQHPRLPVIIMTAHSDLDSAVASYQGGAFEYLPKPFDVDEAVALVKRANQHAQEQQNQQAPPALTRTPEIIGEAPAMQEVFRAIGRLSHSNITVLINGESGTGKELVAHALHRHSPRAASPFIALNMAAIPKDLMESELFGHEKGAFTGAANLRRGRFEQADGGTLFLDEIGDMPADTQTRLLRVLADGEFYRVGGHTPVKVDVRIIAATHQNLETLVHAGKFREDLFHRLNVIRIHIPRMSDRREDIPTLARHFLSRAALELAVEPKLLKSETEEYLKNLPWPGNVRQLENTCRWITVMASGREVHISDLPPELLSLPQDSAPVTNWEQALRQWADQALARGQSSLLDSAVPAFERIMIETALKHTAGRRRDAAVLLGWGRNTLTRKIKELGMKVDGVDDDEGDEG from the coding sequence ATGAGCCGTAGTGAAACTGTCTGGATCGTTGACGACGACCGTTCTATCCGCTGGGTCCTGGAGAAAGCCTTGCAACAGGAAGGCATGATCACCCAGAGCTTCGACAGCGCCGACGGCGTGATGAGCCGCCTGGCGCGCCAGCAGCCCGACGTGATCATCTCCGACATCCGCATGCCCGGCGCAAGCGGCCTGGACCTTTTGGCGCGGATTCGCGAGCAGCATCCGCGCCTGCCGGTGATCATCATGACCGCGCATTCGGACCTGGACAGCGCCGTGGCGTCCTATCAGGGCGGCGCGTTTGAATACCTGCCCAAGCCGTTCGACGTGGACGAAGCGGTGGCGCTGGTCAAGCGCGCCAACCAGCACGCCCAGGAACAGCAGAACCAGCAAGCCCCGCCCGCCCTGACCCGCACCCCGGAAATCATTGGCGAAGCGCCGGCGATGCAGGAAGTGTTTCGCGCCATCGGGCGTTTGAGCCATTCCAACATCACGGTGCTGATCAACGGCGAGTCAGGCACGGGTAAAGAACTGGTCGCTCACGCGCTGCACCGTCACAGCCCGCGGGCTGCTTCGCCGTTCATTGCGCTGAACATGGCGGCTATCCCCAAGGACCTGATGGAGTCAGAGCTGTTCGGCCATGAGAAAGGCGCGTTCACCGGCGCGGCCAACCTGCGTCGCGGGCGCTTTGAACAGGCCGACGGCGGCACGCTGTTCCTCGATGAAATCGGCGACATGCCGGCCGATACCCAGACCCGCCTGCTGCGGGTACTGGCGGACGGTGAGTTCTACCGCGTGGGCGGGCATACGCCGGTCAAGGTCGACGTGCGCATCATCGCGGCGACCCACCAGAACCTGGAAACCCTGGTACATGCGGGCAAGTTCCGTGAAGACCTGTTCCACCGCCTCAACGTGATCCGCATCCATATCCCGCGCATGTCGGACCGCCGCGAAGACATCCCGACCCTCGCCCGTCACTTCCTCAGCCGTGCCGCCCTGGAGCTGGCCGTGGAGCCGAAGTTGCTGAAAAGCGAGACCGAGGAATACCTGAAGAACCTGCCGTGGCCGGGTAACGTGCGCCAGCTGGAGAACACCTGCCGCTGGATCACGGTGATGGCGTCCGGGCGCGAAGTGCACATCAGCGACCTGCCGCCGGAGCTGTTGAGCCTGCCGCAGGACTCCGCACCGGTGACCAACTGGGAGCAGGCGCTGCGCCAATGGGCCGACCAGGCCCTGGCACGCGGCCAGTCGAGCCTTTTGGACAGCGCCGTGCCGGCTTTTGAGCGAATCATGATCGAGACGGCCCTCAAGCACACCGCCGGCCGCCGCCGCGATGCCGCCGTGTTGCTGGGTTGGGGGCGTAATACCCTGACGCGCAAGATCAAGGAGTTGGGGATGAAGGTTGATGGTGTGGATGATGATGAGGGGGATGAGGGCTGA
- the gpmI gene encoding 2,3-bisphosphoglycerate-independent phosphoglycerate mutase encodes MTTTPKPLVLIILDGFGHSESHHDNAVYAARKPVLDRLTASVPNGLISGSGMDVGLPDGQMGNSEVGHMNLGAGRVVYQDFTRVTKAIRDGEFFENPTICAAVDKAVAAGKAVHFMGLLSAGGVHSHQDHLVAMAELAFKRGADKIYLHAFLDGRDTPPKSAQSSIELLDATFAALGKGRIASIVGRYFAMDRDNRWDRVAQAYNLIVDGQAEFNAATAQEGLEAAYARGESDEFVKATTIGEPVKVEDGDAVVFMNFRADRARELSRVFVEDGFKEFERARQPKVQYVGLTQYAASIPAPAAFAAGSLDNVLGDYLAKNGKTQLRIAETEKYAHVTFFFSGGREEPFPGEERILIPSPKVATYDLQPEMSAPEVTDKIVDAIEHQRFDVIVVNYANGDMVGHSGNLEAATKAVECLDLCVGRIVEALEKVGGEALITADHGNCEQMSDESTGQAHTAHTTEPVPFIYVGKRDFKVREGGVLADVAPTMLMLMGLEKPQEMTGTSILV; translated from the coding sequence ATGACTACCACGCCTAAACCTTTGGTCCTGATAATTCTCGATGGCTTCGGACACAGTGAAAGCCACCACGACAACGCGGTATACGCGGCGCGCAAGCCCGTGCTGGACCGCCTGACCGCCAGCGTTCCCAACGGCCTGATCTCCGGCTCCGGCATGGATGTGGGCCTGCCGGACGGCCAGATGGGCAACTCGGAAGTCGGCCACATGAATCTGGGCGCCGGACGAGTGGTCTATCAAGACTTCACTCGCGTGACCAAAGCGATCCGCGATGGCGAGTTCTTCGAGAACCCGACCATCTGCGCGGCGGTAGATAAAGCAGTGGCGGCCGGCAAAGCCGTGCACTTCATGGGCCTGTTGTCGGCCGGCGGCGTGCACAGCCATCAGGACCATCTGGTAGCCATGGCCGAACTGGCCTTCAAGCGCGGCGCCGACAAGATCTACCTGCACGCCTTCCTCGACGGCCGCGACACCCCGCCGAAAAGCGCGCAATCGTCCATCGAACTGCTCGACGCCACCTTCGCCGCCCTGGGCAAGGGCCGCATCGCCAGCATCGTGGGGCGTTACTTCGCCATGGACCGCGACAATCGCTGGGACCGCGTAGCCCAGGCCTACAACCTGATCGTCGACGGCCAGGCCGAATTCAACGCCGCCACCGCCCAGGAGGGCCTGGAAGCCGCTTACGCCCGTGGCGAGAGCGACGAGTTCGTCAAAGCCACCACCATCGGCGAGCCGGTGAAGGTCGAAGACGGCGACGCCGTGGTGTTCATGAACTTCCGCGCCGACCGTGCCCGCGAGCTGAGCCGTGTGTTCGTGGAAGACGGCTTCAAAGAATTCGAACGTGCGCGCCAGCCGAAGGTGCAGTACGTCGGCCTGACCCAGTACGCCGCCAGCATTCCGGCCCCGGCCGCGTTTGCAGCCGGCAGCCTGGACAACGTGCTGGGCGACTACCTGGCGAAAAACGGCAAGACCCAACTGCGCATCGCCGAAACCGAGAAATACGCCCACGTGACCTTCTTCTTCTCCGGCGGGCGCGAAGAGCCGTTCCCGGGCGAAGAGCGCATCCTGATCCCGTCGCCGAAAGTCGCCACCTACGATTTGCAACCGGAAATGAGCGCGCCGGAAGTCACCGACAAGATCGTCGACGCCATCGAGCACCAGCGCTTCGACGTCATCGTGGTCAACTACGCCAACGGCGACATGGTCGGCCACAGCGGCAACCTGGAAGCCGCGACCAAGGCAGTGGAATGCCTGGACCTGTGCGTCGGCCGTATCGTTGAAGCCCTGGAAAAAGTTGGCGGCGAAGCGTTGATCACTGCTGACCACGGTAACTGCGAGCAAATGTCCGACGAATCCACCGGCCAGGCCCACACCGCCCACACCACCGAACCGGTGCCGTTCATCTACGTCGGCAAGCGTGATTTCAAGGTGCGCGAAGGCGGCGTGCTGGCGGATGTGGCGCCGACGATGCTGATGTTGATGGGGTTGGAGAAGCCGCAGGAGATGACCGGTACTTCGATTCTGGTCTGA
- the secB gene encoding protein-export chaperone SecB, which produces MTDQQNTEAAEAQGPQFSLQRIYVRDLSFEAPKSPAIFRQEWTPSVALDLNTRQKALEGDFHEVVLTLSVTVKNGEEVAFIAEVQQAGIFLIQGLDEASMSHTLGAFCPNILFPYARETLDSLVTRGSFPALMLAPVNFDALYAQELQRMQGEGSSTVQ; this is translated from the coding sequence ATGACTGACCAACAGAACACCGAAGCCGCAGAAGCCCAAGGCCCACAATTCTCGTTGCAACGCATCTACGTGCGTGACCTGTCGTTCGAAGCGCCGAAAAGTCCGGCCATCTTCCGTCAGGAATGGACCCCGAGCGTTGCGCTGGACCTGAACACCCGCCAGAAAGCCCTGGAAGGCGACTTCCACGAAGTCGTGCTGACCCTGTCGGTCACCGTCAAAAACGGCGAAGAAGTGGCCTTCATCGCTGAAGTGCAACAGGCCGGTATCTTCCTGATCCAGGGCCTGGACGAAGCGTCCATGAGCCACACCCTGGGTGCGTTCTGCCCGAACATCCTGTTCCCGTACGCCCGCGAGACCCTGGACAGCCTGGTCACCCGTGGCTCGTTCCCGGCGCTGATGCTGGCTCCGGTGAACTTCGATGCCCTGTATGCGCAAGAGCTGCAGCGTATGCAAGGTGAAGGTTCGTCGACCGTTCAATGA
- a CDS encoding tRNA (cytidine(34)-2'-O)-methyltransferase, which yields MFHVILFQPEIPPNTGNVIRLCANSGCHLHLIEPLGFDMDDKRLRRAGLDYHEYATLKRHADLASCLESLGHPRLFAFTTKGSRPFHDASFAEGDAFLFGPESRGLPAEVLDALPDGHRLRLPMREGCRSLNLSNTVAVAVYEGWRQLGFK from the coding sequence ATGTTTCACGTCATCCTTTTTCAACCAGAAATTCCGCCGAACACCGGCAACGTTATCAGGCTGTGCGCCAACAGTGGCTGCCACCTGCATTTGATCGAACCGTTGGGCTTCGACATGGACGACAAGCGCCTGCGCCGAGCCGGGCTGGACTACCACGAGTACGCCACGCTCAAGCGCCATGCGGACCTGGCCAGTTGCCTGGAAAGCCTGGGGCACCCGCGCTTGTTCGCGTTCACCACGAAGGGTTCGCGGCCATTCCATGATGCCAGCTTTGCCGAGGGTGACGCGTTTCTGTTTGGCCCGGAAAGTCGCGGCCTGCCGGCCGAGGTGCTTGATGCATTGCCTGATGGTCATCGCCTGCGTTTGCCGATGCGCGAGGGCTGCCGCAGTTTGAACCTGTCCAACACTGTGGCCGTTGCCGTGTATGAAGGCTGGCGCCAACTCGGCTTCAAGTAA